GACCAAGTTCCAGGTGGACAAAGTCAACTTCCAGTAAGTGAATGGTTGTCAAGTCCCAACGATCTGGCctggagagggagggatggacctAGGGTAACCCAGTGTTCTCCGTTCCAGCATGTTCGATGTGGGCGGCCAGCGCGATGAACGCCGCAAGTGGATCCAGTGCTTCAATGATGTGACTGCCATCATCTTCGTGGTGGCCAGCAGCAGCTACAACATGGTCATCCGGGAGGACAACCAGACCAACCGTCTGCAGGAGGCTCTGAACCTCTTCAAGAGCATCTGGAACAACAGGTGTGTGGGGTCTCCCCGACTTGGCTCACCCTGTAGGTCAGCAGCTCTCTCTGGCCCCAGCTCTCACCCGGTCCTTCCCTCCTCAGATGGCTGCGTACCATCTCTGTGATCCTCTTCCTCAACAAGCAAGATCTGCTTGCTGAGAAGGTCCTCGCTGGGAAATCGAAGATTGAGGACTACTTTCCAGAGTTCGCTCGCTACACCACTCCTGAGGATGGTACGTTCTCTGCGCTGGTTTAGTCAGGCAGGACCTTCTGGGGCAGAAGGTGTGTCTAAGAGTCCATAGCCCCTCCCACTACGGGAAGGCCAGGGACATTTATTTCCCTCATTTTCATAGGCAGAGATCAAGAGTTTGGGGGTAACGGGTTACAATGGTGTCAGTCtagttaatatttatattttttttgcaGCGACTCCCGAGCCCGGAGAGGACCCACGCGTGACCCGGGCCAAGTACTTCATCCGGGATGAGTTTCTGGTGAGTAGGAATTGTCTGTAGTCCCTTACGGGTATTCTCCAGTCAGTGGTGGATTTGGGGATTGAGCCATCTAGGTCTTCCATTTTATTTACGATCAGTTGACTGGTCCTTCGTGGGGGCGAGGGGTCCTGGAGAGGGTTGCTGACCGAGCCTCTCTCCGCCCACAGAGAATCAGCACTGCTAGTGGAGATGGACGTCACTACTGCTACCCTCACTTTACCTGCGCCGTGGACACTGAGAACATCCGCCGTGTCTTCAACGACTGCCGTGACATCATCCAGCGCATGCATCTTCGCCAATACGAGCTGCTCTAAGAAGGGAACGCCCAAATTTAATTCAGCCTTAAGCACAATTAATTAAGAGTGAAACGCAATCGTACAAGCAGTTGATCACCCACCATAGGGCATGATCAACACCGCaacctttcccttttctccccagtGATTCTGAAAACCCCCTCTTCCCTTCAGCTTGCTTAGATGTTCCAAATTTAGTAAGCTTAAGGCGGcctacagaagaaaaagaaaaagaaaaaggccacAAAAGTTCCCTCTCACtttcagtaaataaaataaaagcagcaacaaacagaaataaagaaataaatgaaataaatgaaactcaaaatgaaataaatattgtgTTGTGCAgcattaaaaaatcaaaataaaaattaaaaatgagcaaAATATGTTGTTGCTCTTTGATTTGCAGCGAGTTAAGTCCCGGGGTTCACGGGTGGGATTGGTCTAGGCACCAAGCGGGAGGTGGAGGACGACAGGTCCTATAAGCCGGGTGAGGAGCCTAGGGGAAGGCTGGGCTTGTGATGGGGTGGGGTCTACTGGCAGGGTTCCTGTGGGTGGGGAAAGTGGGAGTTAATTTGGGAAACATTTGAAAGCGGTCACTTCAATCCACACCAAGATGAATTAGGTGCAGattaattatacatatttaaGTTAGAGTTTTGATTCTTGTCAAAAAGGAGGGTGGAAGGAATGGTTATATAAGAAAGTGAAAAATCCCATAAAAATATCCTGGGTGTGGGATTGGGTAAAAGAAACAGGACTGGCTAATAAGTAAAGAGTTCTGAAGTGTCAATAAGCAAAATCATGGGGAAAGTACATGCATCCAGTTGCTAAAGAAGAAAATGACTAATACAACATGTCACGCAATAAAACAAGCTTTCATTATTGGGCATGAGAAGGGGGACAAATGGGCACATGATTGGACATGAAATGGGTGCCCAACATATGATTGGGTGTGAGATGGGGGCCCAACATATGATTGGGCATGAAATGGGGGGACCCAACATATGATTGGGTGTGAGATGGGGGCCCGACATATGATTGGGCATGAAATGGGGGGACTCAACATATGATTGGGCATGAAATGGGGGGACCCAACATATGATTGGGCATGAGATGGGGGGACCCAACATATGATTGGGTGTGAGATGGGGGCCTGACATATGATTGGGCATGAAATGGGGGGACCCAACATATGATTGGGTATGAGATGGGGCACATAAGGGGAGGCCCAACATATGATTGGGCATGAGATGGGGGGGGCCCAACATATGATTGGGCATGAGGCGAGGCACACATGCGGTGCCTAACATATGACTTGGGAGTGAGATGGGGGCACACACGAGGGACCCAACATATGATTGGGAGTGAGATGGGGCACACAAGAGGAGGCCCAACATATGATTGGGCGTGAGATGGGGCACACATGGGGGGTCCAACATATGATTGGGTGTGAGATGGGGGCCCAACATATGATTGGGTGTGAGATGGGGCACATAAGGGAAGGGCACAACATATGATTCGGCATGAGATGGGGGGGGGGCCCGACATATGATTGGATCTGAGGCAAGGCACACATGGGGTGCCCAACATATGATTGGGCATGAGAAGGGGCACACATGAGGGACCCAACATATGACTTGGGAGTGAGATGGGGCACACATGGGAAGGCCCAACATATGATTGGGAGTGAGATGGGGCACACAAGGGGGGACCCAACATATGATTGGGTGTGAGATGGGGCACACAAGGGGAAGGCCCAACATATGATTGGGAGTAGATGGGGCACACATGAGGGACCCAACATATGATTGGGTGTGAGATGGGACACACATGGGAGAACCCAAGATATGATTGTGCATGAGATGGGGGTACAGTAGGGAGGTCCAATGTGAAGCCCAATCATATTATGACCTGGGACTGAGGTCTACTGTACGTCCCTGCCTCATCTTTGCCCTTCAGACTCATACCCCAAGTTAGTGCTTAGCATACAAGGAAGAGCCCAGTGTTGACCCCAGCATTTAACACACCATGTATCTGAAATGGACCAAATGAGACATGAATGAAGTTAATTCTGTAACCAAGACTACCAAATACACTAACTATTCTATTATCCAAATTAGTTATACCCAGATAGGTTAAATTTTATAGTTTACCTCAAGTATGAATGCCAAGAAGGGCCACAaaaggagttcttttttttttttttttttttctcggagctggggaccgaacccagggccttgcgcttgctaggcaagcgctctaccactgagctaaatccccaacccccacaaaagGAGTTCTTACCATTCGTATATCTTCCCAAAGCTAGATGCCTCAACCTAGTAATTAGAATATGCAGATATGGGtgcaaaaaaaaacccagaactcTCTCTAAATAATCCAAGTAAATATGGAGGCTCACAAATTCCCATAATCCTTCAAGGCCATCCAATAAATGTATATTCCAAGATGGAGGCTTGCTAGGCAAATAGAAGACACTCCAGAATTCCTATAATTTTCCAACCCCTCTAATAGCCAATATAGACATTCAATCCAAGGGCCTGCTGTGCACACAATCAGAGCAGACGACAAACTCCCATAATCCCTCCAAACCATCCAATAAACACAATCTAAAATGGAGGCTCAATATGCAAATAGCAGGACCTCTTCAAGTTCCCATAGTCTTCTAATAATCCCCAGTAAACACAATAAATAGCCCAGTGACGTGCTGTCCAAGTAGTAAAAAACACAGGACCCAAAATGGAGGCTTGATATGCAGATGGGCAGAGCGCATGCCCACAAATTCCCGCAGTCCTTCAGGTATCCAATAAAATGCACAATCCAGGATGGCAGCTTTTATGCAACTAGCAAGAAGACACTGCAATAAATTCCCATGATCCTCCATTGACCCTCCTCCCCCAAATAAACATACAATAGGAATAAAGATGGGTCCTTGCTATGTCTAGCCAGAAGACAAGCCCACAAACTCTCAGGATTCCTCAAAACTACCGAATGCAGGCCCAATctaagagagagagacttaagATGCAAACAGCTAGAAGGCACACCCACAAAATCCCATAATCCCTCAAAGCTTTCCAATAAACACGCAA
This Rattus norvegicus strain BN/NHsdMcwi chromosome 3, GRCr8, whole genome shotgun sequence DNA region includes the following protein-coding sequences:
- the Gnas gene encoding GNAS isoform X7, with the protein product MGDSVQILLVFMDKGAGESGKSTIVKQMRILHVNGFNGEGGEEDPQAARSNSDGSEKATKVQDIKNNLKEAIETIVAAMSNLVPPVELANPENQFRVDYILSVMNVPNFDFPPEFYEHAKALWEDEGVRACYERSNEYQLIDCAQYFLDKIDVIKQADYVPSDQDLLRCRVLTSGIFETKFQVDKVNFHMFDVGGQRDERRKWIQCFNDVTAIIFVVASSSYNMVIREDNQTNRLQEALNLFKSIWNNRWLRTISVILFLNKQDLLAEKVLAGKSKIEDYFPEFARYTTPEDATPEPGEDPRVTRAKYFIRDEFLRISTASGDGRHYCYPHFTCAVDTENIRRVFNDCRDIIQRMHLRQYELL
- the Gnas gene encoding GNAS isoform X8; translation: MGDSVQILLVFMDKGAGESGKSTIVKQMRILHVNGFNGDSEKATKVQDIKNNLKEAIETIVAAMSNLVPPVELANPENQFRVDYILSVMNVPNFDFPPEFYEHAKALWEDEGVRACYERSNEYQLIDCAQYFLDKIDVIKQADYVPSDQDLLRCRVLTSGIFETKFQVDKVNFHMFDVGGQRDERRKWIQCFNDVTAIIFVVASSSYNMVIREDNQTNRLQEALNLFKSIWNNRWLRTISVILFLNKQDLLAEKVLAGKSKIEDYFPEFARYTTPEDATPEPGEDPRVTRAKYFIRDEFLRISTASGDGRHYCYPHFTCAVDTENIRRVFNDCRDIIQRMHLRQYELL
- the Gnas gene encoding GNAS isoform X9 codes for the protein MGDSVQILLVFMDKGAGESGKSTIVKQMRILHVNGFNGDEKATKVQDIKNNLKEAIETIVAAMSNLVPPVELANPENQFRVDYILSVMNVPNFDFPPEFYEHAKALWEDEGVRACYERSNEYQLIDCAQYFLDKIDVIKQADYVPSDQDLLRCRVLTSGIFETKFQVDKVNFHMFDVGGQRDERRKWIQCFNDVTAIIFVVASSSYNMVIREDNQTNRLQEALNLFKSIWNNRWLRTISVILFLNKQDLLAEKVLAGKSKIEDYFPEFARYTTPEDATPEPGEDPRVTRAKYFIRDEFLRISTASGDGRHYCYPHFTCAVDTENIRRVFNDCRDIIQRMHLRQYELL